In the Glycine max cultivar Williams 82 chromosome 6, Glycine_max_v4.0, whole genome shotgun sequence genome, atcataaatttcataagaGATGCTCTCATACCACATAAATCTTAAGGGTTCCCAATAATAATAAGTAGGATGTTGAAATATATGATTCTCACACGTAATAGATAAGTAATGTGTATCTTTTTCCATAATAAAACTTATTTCTGATACGCTTTGATTCCTTGACAGAAAAGAGAAACAAGATTTTGATAACCTAATTTCTCTAGATGGTTGATGACAATTTTGAGAGAATTATAAAGGAGATCTTATTTCACGCTAATTTGATTAACTCCTTTTAAGTCATTACTCCCataatagtatttatttttataaattttttcaatttaacctaattataattataatttaatctttaattattaattatttatttattaatctttatataAATCACATACCTCTCTTATCAcacattaattcttaaaaaaaaattcagaccCACCTAGCCACATATCTCCAAGGACTATGAGAGCGCCACCTTAGAGACCATGAATGCGTTGACTTGCATATACATATCTTCTTGACGGTTGACGCAGAAACTGTTCAGTCTTGCGATGCTATTGCGGTCTTGCAGGGGCAGAATGTATTAGTCACGTAGAAGTTACTTTTGGATTTTAACCTAATTTAacctataaaattaatttgtaaaataaaaattacttttgattaatatattttatcttaaaactaTATGTgagatttgtttttattttttttccctacaCACTTCACGTCCAACACTTTTTTGATTTAGGTATGAATAATATGATagataatctttttttaatagacTAATATAGACTCTAATATCATTTCATGATTTACTCATTATGATTGTATTGCTTGAGTGACTTCACTCTCCAACTATTTGTCCAAAGTTAGAAAAGATACTAATtgctttcttttataatttaatttgttgccCCCTCCCAGCCGTTTAATTTATTGCAGGATCAGATATAATGTAAAACTTTTAGTGCTGAATTGACGAAGATATAGCAGACAGAGGAAGGATGATTTTTTTGTTCTCATCCATCTTCAACAACAGCAGTACTCAAATAAGAGCAATGGTAACaacataaaactattttatttgcaGGGTGAATGCATAAACATATAAAGTGCAAACTAGTTGTGACAGACTAGATTATAGATAGATCATTGCATTGCTgaaattttctttctattttccaAGGAAATTCAGCAAGGTATGATGAAGGAAACAATATTGCATCGGTTCATAATTTACCTTATGAAGCAAGATTATATTCTTAAACAAACACACTTTGGCACAAATATGGTACACATTAGTAATCCAACAGAGTCAGTGCTTAATCTGTGACAGCATGCACCAAACATCCTTACTGTTAGGCCTTTCCTTTGGATCATCCATAGTGCAAAAGCATGCAATCTTCAAAACAAGAAGCATCTGGTCCTCATACCCATTCCCCAGCAGCTTTGTATCAATAGCCTCCTTGGGATTCTCGGAACTCAAAATCTTCCTCATCCACTTGACCAAACTCATCTCTTCAGTGTGCTGAAAAAACTCATGAGAAGGAAGCTTCCCAATGACCAACACCCCAAGTATGACGCCAAAGCTGTAAATATCACACTTATCAGTGAACTTGAGTATCTGATGATACTCAGGAGCAATATAGCCCACAGTTCCAGCCACATTGGAGGTTGTAATGTGAGTCTTGTAATCAGGCATGGCCTTGGCGAGGCCGAAATCAGCAATTCGGGCCTCCATGTCATCATCAAGAAGAATGTTAGCAGGCTTGAGATCCCTATGAATGATCCGAGGGTTGTGATTCAAGTGAAGGTATTCGAGTCCAGCGGCCACACCGAGAGCGATCTTGTGCCTTGACAACCAATCCAACTCGAACTCGCCCACCTCAACCTTGCTCAGGGTGTCATGCAAGCTGCCATTCTTCATGAACTCGTAAACAAGGTAGTGGCATCCCGGCCTAGACACGTGGGCCAGCAAAGGAAGAAGGTTTCGGTGCCTGATTTGTCCCACTGTAGTGATCTCAGATCGAATTTGCCTCATTTTCTTGTTCAGAACCTTGCTGTCCTCTTCTGCTAACTCAGCACCCTCTTTGGGAGGctgaattattttctttatagcGATCATTTTCCCGTTGCTTCCCGGTAACTCGGCCTTGTAAACCTCTCCGCAGCCACCTCGCCCGATGATTTCCAACGATGCcattccttcttctttctccaagAAGGCCAAATCCTCTGCTTTCTTTATCAATGGACTGTAGATATCAGGCCCCGCTTTCCTTCCTCTTCCTTTTATCAACGCCAGAGCCAGCTTGAACATTAGAGAAAACACGAATCCTGCTAAGATTCCCGCCACTGCCCCTGCCACAAACCCCAGAATCCACCCTAAGAGTTTTCTCCTACTTTTCTTGTGCTTGTGGTTGTTCGGTGCGGGACCTGGTGCAGCAGCAGCACCAGAAGAAGCATtggattttttcttcttgtttgagTTATTAGGTGCAGGTGCAGGAGCAGGAGCAGGAACATCACCGTCGCCGTCTAACAGAAAACGTCTGGAGAGAATTGTTTCTGGTGAGGATGATTGTAGAGAGGGCTCGAGGAAGCGGTTACCGGAGAAGTTGAATTGGCGGAGGTTACGGAAGGAGCGGACGGAGGGAGGGACTCTTCCGGTGAAGAGGTTGTCGGCGACGGAGAGAGTTTCCAAATTGGGAAAGTATTTGAGGAAATTGAGGTTGCCGGAGAGCCTGTTGGTGGAGATGTCCAGCACGCGGAGGCGCGTGAGGGAGGAGAGCTCTGGGGGGACTGGGCCGGAGAAGAGGTTGTTGGCGAGGTCGAGGATTTGGAGCTTTCTGCAGTCAAAGATTTGGGGAGGGAGTCGGCCAAAGAGGTTGTTGTCGGAGAGAGAGAGTTCTTTGAGCTCCGTGAGGCGTCCAATGGAAGGGGACAGAACACCGTTGAGGTTGTTGGATTTGAAGACGAGTCTGGTGATTCGGAGGGCGTAGGTTTCCTTGCCGGAGAGCTTCCTCCGCTCGCAGAACACGCCCTCTGTTTCGCAAGCCAGAGTTGCGGAGACTTGACCGTTGACTCCGAGGTCCTTCTGCAGAGTTAGGAGTGCCTTGTAGTCTGAAGGGTAGAGATCAAGTTTGGCGTTGATGGAGATTAAGAAGAGAAACAAGAGAAGAAAGTAGTGAGTTTGAGTTTTCCCAGCCATTGTTACACTCTGGGGATCGCTCAATTGTGCTTCGCATTCACCTCTGTTTCGTTTTCGTTAACTCTTGTAGCGCCAAACCGTGTGGAAAACTTTCCACATAGTCAATTTCTTTGAATTTTCTTCTACACTTCTATTTTTGattggtttttatttaattaagttatttttttcttattatattattaatgcaaaatagtcttcaattttatttgtaattaattaacataacaaatttgattgatattttttacgagttttatttttcttttaactattttttttcatctctgaTATTCAACTTTACTAACGCCGAGAACCAAGTCTAGTATAATTTAGActtattgattatttattttatttctctcctttagttGACTgtcatattcattttatttatcttgaaTTCTTGTTTCAGCAAGTGATAGAATAATCTGCTAGGTCTGAGTGGTCGTATAATGGGATTTTTACATTTATCATTTCGTTATTGCTACGGCTGCCAGCTTGGCTTGACAACAAATGAGTGAATGACAACTATTCATGAAACCAAAAACTCAGTAAACGGTTTCtgcatattttttcttttgtaaccAATAACCACGACGGTTACTGCAGATGTTAATAAAACATACACCTGATGACTGATGGCATGAAATAAATGCATGTATTTAAATAACTAGGTTTTTGtaattctaaaattttgcacTTAAATCTTTAAAGACTATTTTAGTGAAAGTTCCATTAAGTGattttaacattatatatatatatatatatatatatatatatatatatatatatatatatatatatatatatatataactcattAATCAGTATACATGcaaaatttatatgttttacataaaattttctttttacttcaaAAGTTATGTAATTTGAAAGCATGATTTCCAAATATGCCATATGGTTACTCAATTTAATTACGTCTGTGGGGATAATATATACTAACTAGCAGCCTAGCAAGCTTTCCTAATTTATGAATGAATTCTTATCACTTAAAACATAAATTAGTTGGTCagtaattgtttttaatattattaaaaattttatggtCTTACTTAACTGAAATTATTTGAATGTCTAATGTGATGTTTAAATATTAATGTATCAAAGGAgagactgttttttttttttacagaattatTTAAGTatctaacttttaataaataacaagtttcacaaaaatatcttttatttattttatgcgtaaaattagagataaaagtcactactaaaaaaagaaattgagcaAGCATCAActcaatactttatttttttatttattttcctctattaatattttttaagttttctatttcttttaaattgagAAAGGCCAGACTCTTAAACAAATATAGTTTTTCGAGAGACTAGCCATTGATATCCGATTCAATGATACCCTGATATCACCTTACGGGTTACTTTATTATGCTTCTCGTAActacaatatatttttcaaaatattttttaaagtatagagattataaaaataaattttgtctataaaacattttgaaacacaCAATTATGAATTGAACTCTTTTGTTTTTAGGAGAATTATGAATGGAACTCTTATTAACATACtatatttcttttcctttttcaactttcttttattttattgttttaactttttttaattaggaaataTCTAGAATTTCTATTGAATCAACTCATTTTGTGATAAATTTCCGGTTACAACTTTATTCTAAGACGAAGATTGAACTTCAATCCTTAATTGGGGATCAAAGTATAAAATCAGTCGTGTCAATAATTTTTGTCTCCTtcaaaattaaagtaattatgttcaaaatattttcttcatagaaattcaattttgtttaGCTATGTTGTGGGAAATTAGCTCCTACTAGATCCAACCTTAACTAATAAAGTGAGACTTAAAGTAAATATtgtgaaattttgttttatactttaaataagatttatacgttaggtatttttttaaaatatatgattttttttgttttaaaaaactaataacaaataattttttgttggttgataaagcttaatttttttaaaatttttttataacctaaatattttctataagtattttttttaactcaaagcttttttttttttttgcctcaaTATGAAGTATCATCTCTTCCTCTTAAATTTTTACctagtaaaaaaactaaaggaaaaagtttattttaaccttttcttttcattaacaTAATATTGAACTTTATGgctataagttttaattttataaaaaataaataattatattttcaatacatatataaattcaaatacTAGTTTTGTGAAAAGCGTAAATCTATTGAATggtaaaatgtaatttattaaactttaaattttttggaaTAATTCACTCTATATACTTCATTACCACTATAgtctttttcttattattagttACTATATATTTTAGCATCtgataaatatctttaaatataaattattagtttaaaCTGATCgtgcatataaaaaaatttgttaaaaaaaataaattttattttaataatctctatgtttaataaaatttagttttataacTTTTAGCTATCAATATAAATAATGTAAGTAACTTTTAGCTATTATTGTCTTCTGattgaattatttataaaattaatgaatagaTGGTTGTTGGAAGTCAATGGTCGGAATTGTGTAATTTCTTCGACGTATGTTTTGGGCATAATTGACAAGTGACAACCTAATAAACGAGCCAAGTCTTCTATGGTTTAAACGTATTATATTAGATTTTCTAATCTCAGTCAAAACGACTTGGTCAGATTGGTGTGTTTCAGAATGGGGACAAGAGCAATATATcccttttgatttattttgaaaatttctcCTCCATTACTCTCTCTGTCCCCATTCATTACTCATACCCCCACTCTTGCCCCTCCCTTTTCCTTTCTGATTGTGACTTCCACTGTTTTCATTTTAGGAGGAAATGAAAAGGAAGGCCCACCCTATCtgacaaaaataattagattttttttatatctcttaaatattaaattttgtgaataagaaaaaaaacctataagagactaattagatttttttgataaaaattaatcaattaacaagtgacaacaaaatcaaagaaaataaatgtt is a window encoding:
- the LOC100788151 gene encoding leucine-rich repeat receptor-like serine/threonine/tyrosine-protein kinase SOBIR1; protein product: MAGKTQTHYFLLLFLFLISINAKLDLYPSDYKALLTLQKDLGVNGQVSATLACETEGVFCERRKLSGKETYALRITRLVFKSNNLNGVLSPSIGRLTELKELSLSDNNLFGRLPPQIFDCRKLQILDLANNLFSGPVPPELSSLTRLRVLDISTNRLSGNLNFLKYFPNLETLSVADNLFTGRVPPSVRSFRNLRQFNFSGNRFLEPSLQSSSPETILSRRFLLDGDGDVPAPAPAPAPNNSNKKKKSNASSGAAAAPGPAPNNHKHKKSRRKLLGWILGFVAGAVAGILAGFVFSLMFKLALALIKGRGRKAGPDIYSPLIKKAEDLAFLEKEEGMASLEIIGRGGCGEVYKAELPGSNGKMIAIKKIIQPPKEGAELAEEDSKVLNKKMRQIRSEITTVGQIRHRNLLPLLAHVSRPGCHYLVYEFMKNGSLHDTLSKVEVGEFELDWLSRHKIALGVAAGLEYLHLNHNPRIIHRDLKPANILLDDDMEARIADFGLAKAMPDYKTHITTSNVAGTVGYIAPEYHQILKFTDKCDIYSFGVILGVLVIGKLPSHEFFQHTEEMSLVKWMRKILSSENPKEAIDTKLLGNGYEDQMLLVLKIACFCTMDDPKERPNSKDVWCMLSQIKH